Proteins from one Syngnathoides biaculeatus isolate LvHL_M chromosome 8, ASM1980259v1, whole genome shotgun sequence genomic window:
- the bcl9l gene encoding B-cell CLL/lymphoma 9-like protein produces MASKITGDARAQMAAVNLPVQQPQQQGPSGHLGPKSRLSAGNHGLNKSTPGLKASSQSSSTVGGMLKTKSKRERSVSVDSGESRHAATKTMDADAKAEGVTRSKRRCVLEKKQPYSGDEWCSGPDTEEDDDKPRSTTQRERGLPGPRQGQHDHPPTGAATSEPVMVCAPGVGLKPGPPVPQSKQQLLYVFTTSMANSAAEAVMKGKMDSILQFHQQNIPRTKLDQGYAQVRITEKVNSSASPPTGTPKSKSGTPQPNLAGGVVSSLAVRTPTSAGHSDNDSPRTRHGGLSSTNCILSHKPEGDGRATPSGPGLGTVHCEGLPVTSLSPSGSPSVVSAHLQSDTGQRSGPGNEGGLSKEQLEHRERSLQTLRDIERLLLRTGAREGPQGDTEGSNSNLTNNAPSMVNNSSSNRDAILEDGSNNTNSGDGSCENMALSALASLGTMRKYEEPLQSIMSQTESLTTATHSPEMDSHHNLPQHPHHQLASPGLDMGPLLGAEGLTQEQVAWRKLQEEYYLEKRRQQEIQNPQHFRVMTEMSLHGGPMIIRGPPPPYHSKPGDQQWVSGNMMGGGMPGNVRMTGIHQEGPGRPQFLSHVQRGPAGGAGFPGSPGELLSVDGLGPQRATRPGIWLDNMPNNMDSAGPFHSCYPPQHTQEKPEHLLTRAELFRITEKRQMQGLPRFELDRIIAQHTGNMGSRIMDNPGGPDFSNLGAMGRGPPSNQGDHMDFPVSRDMMDSPGGGPQIRDLMDSPLASNLSMNMNPQLNIQQQHMTLSQKLRRGQGRAGPLSEFFSPGELARIRASQNERRNMGMVSGPDGPFRFPTQGPFSGGPVEAPYLQQPGHDIFETEQEGHNQIGGTSRLSHMPITGDLRGMGPGPRHPGDLSVNVQSLTSPTVQHPHHLSSPSLQREPSAHLTSPSLPGQKSPSIVAAEVPHPPVPPASGAGTPCSSSMKSPQIMGSTNHDLHSPSLSPGQVKSPAMAMGSPAWISPKRDPSSPGGPTSVRATGNGGNHPERGQSLPPRSSNSTPSSQPGLINPSMTFTSSPDTPQTQNPLSLIMSQMSKYALPSSTPLYHDAIKTIATSDDEMLPDRPLQPGVSIGGNIGNLPTSQILVSQSSIGAKSDTQSPVRIPSQGQQHLAHDPLEPVLSSPNAMSLPLMSSTMMGGGSDDLGPCNVSPMSQNQMVAFSRMQLSSHSHMRSPIGRMSHTFSQSGEDILSPQQLHLLGKDPHPRHPHPSESFPPLPMGDGPDLSEVIRPTHSGIPEFDLSRIIPSDKPSSTLQYFPKSEPHQNPNQGPGSQQPPPQQLLKHLSSSCPPHISTSNPHLANLQNMMAEQQLPPNQGHSGLGQNMTILQGNARGMVPSMGNMLARTGMVPQQQQAMMANSLLHHPSGPYPGMMSPQQQQHNLMARQNMMMMQGKQRNMPIPGDPFGPQGPMMGPSHPRTGLVGPQTLRQRVMSLDSPIGYSPGSMANMPF; encoded by the exons ATGGCAAGCAAGATCACCGGTGACGCAAGAGCTCAAATGGCTGCCGTAAACCTGCCGGTCCAGCAGCCGCAGCAGCAGGGACCCTCTGGTCACCTGGGCCCCAAGAGCCGCCTCAGTGCTGGGAACCATGGACTTAACAAGAGCACCCCTGGGCTGAAGGCCTCCAGCCAATCGTCGAGCACTGTTGGAGGGATGCTCAAAACCAAAAGCAAACGGGAGAGAAGCGTGTCTGTGGACTCTGGTGAATCAAGACATGCCGCTACTAAAACCATGGATGCTGATGCCAAAGCAG agGGTGTCACGCGCAGTAAGCGCCGATGTGTTCTGGAGAAGAAGCAGCCATACAGTGGAGATGAGTGGTGCTCTGGACCCGACacagaagaagacgacgacaaGCCACGCTCAACAACTCAGC gggagCGAGGGTTGCCAGGACCCAGGCAGGGACAACATGATCATCCGCCTACGGGGGCTGCCACGTCTGAGCCTGTAATGGTTTGTGCACCAGGAGTTGGATTGAAGCCTGGACCGCCTGTGCCTCAGTCGAAGCAGCAGCTGTTGTATGTCTTCACAACCAGCATGGCCAACAG TGCTGCAGAGGCGGTAATGAAAGGAAAGATGGATTCCATTCTTCAGTTTCACCAGCAAAATATACCACGTACCAAGTTAGATCAG GGCTACGCACAGGTGAGGATCACTGAGAAGGTGAACTCCAGTGCCTCTCCACCCACAGGAACCCCTAAATCCAAAAGTGGAACACCGCAGCCCAACTTGGCAGGAGGCGTTGTCTCCTCACTTGCTGTGAGAACTCCAACTTCAGCGGGGCACTCTGACAATGACTCCCCTCGGACCAGACATGGTGGCCTCTCCAGTACAAACTGCATTCTGTCCCATAAGCCAGAGGGAGATGGCAGAGCCACACCTTCAGGCCCTGGCTTGGGAACAGTACACTGTGAGGGTCTTCCCGTTACTAGTCTCTCCCCATCGGGGAGTCCCTCCGTTGTGTCTGCACATTTACAGAGTGACACAGGACAGCGAAGTGGACCTGGTAATGAAGGTGGTCTTTCCAAGGAGCAGCTAGAACACCGGGAGCGTTCTTTACAGACTCTGAGGGACATCGAGAGGCTATTGCTACGTACTGGAGCAAGAGAGGGCCCTCAAGGTGACACAGAAGGCTCCAACAGTAACCTTACAAATAATGCTCCCAGCATGGTTAACAACAGTAGTAGCAATCGAGATGCTATTCTTGAGGATGGCAGTAACAATACAAACTCTGGGGATGGCAGTTGCGAGAACATGGCGCTATCAGCGTTGGCCTCTCTAGGAACCATGAGGAAATATGAAGAACCGCTGCAGTCCATAATGTCTCAAACAGAGTCGCTTACCACTGCCACTCACAGCCCTGAAATGGACTCTCACCATAATCTTCCCCAGCACCCTCATCATCAGCTGGCTTCACCTGGCTTGGACATGGGCCCCTTACTTGGAGCGGAGGGGCTAACCCAAGAGCAAGTTGCGTGGCGGAAACTCCAAGAAGAGTACTACCTGGAGAAGAGGAGGCaacaggaaatacaaaatccCCAGCACTTTAGGGTGATGACAGAGATGAGCTTACATGGAGGTCCTATGATAATTAGAGGACCACCTCCGCCATATCACAGCAAGCCTGGAGATCAACAGTGGGTTTCTGGAAATATGATGGGAGGAGGAATGCCTGGTAATGTACGAATGACAGGCATCCACCAAGAAGGACCTGGACGTCCACAATTCCTTTCACATGTGCAGAGAGGGCCAGCAGGTGGAGCAGGGTTTCCTGGGAGTCCCGGGGAGCTGTTATCTGTCGATGGTCTAGGACCCCAAAGGGCTACCAGGCCAGGGATTTGGCTGGACAATATGCCTAACAACATGGACAGTGCAGGTCCATTCCACAGTTGCTACCCTCCTCAACACACGCAGGAAAAGCCAGAACATCTTTTAACCCGTGCGGAACTATTTCGCATCACAGAGAAGCGCCAGATGCAGGGTCTTCCTCGGTTTGAACTCGATCGGATTATTGCACAGCATACGGGCAATATGGGGTCAAGAATTATGGACAATCCCGGGGGCCCAGACTTCTCCAATTTGGGTGCTATGGGCAGGGGTCCACCTTCTAATCAAGGGGATCACATGGACTTTCCTGTTTCACGGGATATGATGGACTCTCCTGGAGGGGGGCCTCAGATTAGAGACTTAATGGACTCCCCTCTGGCGAGTAACCTTTCAATGAACATGAACCCGCAGTTGAATATTCAGCAGCAGCATATGACTCTCTCACAAAAGCTCAGAAGGGGCCAAGGGAGAGCAGGACCTTTAAGTGAGTTTTTCAGTCCTGGAGAGCTAGCAAGAATACGTGCATCacaaaatgaaagaagaaaTATGGGGATGGTCTCAGGACCTGATGGACCCTTCCGTTTTCCAACTCAAGGGCCTTTTTCTGGTGGACCGGTTGAAGCGCCTTACCTTCAGCAGCCCGGCCATGACATTTTTGAGACTGAGCAAGAGGGTCATAATCAAATAGGCGGTACATCACGACTTAGTCATATGCCAATCACAGGAGACCTCAGAGGAATGGGTCCTGGTCCTCGGCATCCTGGCGACCTCTCAGTCAATGTTCAGTCACTGACTTCTCCGACAGTCCAGCATCCTCATCATCTTAGTTCACCATCGCTTCAACGAGAGCCATCTGCTCATCTTACATCTCCATCTCTTCCAGGGCAGAAGTCGCCCTCGATTGTCGCCGCTGAAGTCCCTCACCCCCCTGTCCCCCCTGCTTCTGGTGCAGGGACGCCGTGCTCTTCCTCCATGAAATCGCCTCAGATAATGGGATCTACTAACCACGACCTGCACTCCCCATCTCTCTCACCTGGACAAGTTAAGTCTCCAGCTATGGCTATGGGTTCTCCTGCTTGGATTTCTCCGAAAAGAGATCCTTCAAGTCCAGGGGGCCCGACCAGTGTGAGGGCTACAGGCAATGGAGGAAATCATCCTGAGAGAG GGCAGTCACTACCCCCTAGAAGCTCCAACTCCACCCCTAGTAGCCAACCGGGCTTGATAAATCCTAGCATGACATTTACATCATCGCCCGATACCCCCCAAACACAGAATCCTTTATCGCTGATCATGTCTCAGATGTCCAAATACGCCTTGCCTAGTTCTACTCCCCTATACCACGACGCAATCAAGACAATTGCAACTTCTGATGATGAGATGTTGCCAGATCGACCTCTTCAGCCTGGCGTCAGCATTGGAG GAAACATTGGGAACCTTCCGACATCCCAAATCTTAGTCTCCCAGAGTTCCATCGGTGCCAAGAGTGATACCCAGAGCCCTGTGCGAATCCCCAGCCAAGGTCAGCAGCATCTAGCCCATGACCCCTTGGAACCTGTGTTGTCTTCCCCAAATGCAATGAGCCTTCCCCTTATGAGTTCCACCATGATGGGCGGAGGAAGTGATGACCTTGGTCCTTGCAATGTTTCACCGATGTCGCAAAACCAGATGGTGGCTTTCTCTCGCATGCAGCTTTCGTCTCATAGCCATATGCGCTCACCCATTGGCAGAATGTCACATACCTTCTCTCAGTCTGGAGAGGACATTCTGTCACCTCAGCAGCTGCACCTGCTCGGGAAAGACCCCCACCCACGACACCCTCATCCCTCAGAGTCCTTTCCACCTCTTCCCATGGGAGACGGCCCAGATCTGAGTGAAGTAATACGACCTACCCACTCTGGGATTCCCGAGTTCGACTTGTCCCGCATCATTCCTTCTGATAAACCCAGCAGCACTCTGCAGTATTTCCCCAAGAGCGAACCACACCAGAATCCAAACCAGGGGCCTGGTTCACAGCAGCCACCTCCCCAGCAGCTCCTCAAACACTTGTCGTCCTCTTGTCCTCCACACATATCAACGTCAAACCCTCACTTGGCCAATTTACAGAACATGATGGCCGAGCAGCAGTTGCCACCTAACCAGGGGCACAGTGGACTCGGCCAAAACATGACCATTCTCCAGGGGAATGCCAGGGGAATGGTGCCCAGCATGGGCAACATGTTGGCAAGGACAGGTATGGTTCCACAGCAACAGCAAGCCATGATGGCCAACAGTCTTCTCCACCATCCCTCCGGTCCATACCCGGGAATGATGTCACCTCAGCAACAACAGCACAATTTGATGGCACGGcaaaacatgatgatgatgcaggGCAAGCAACGAAATATGCCCATTCCGGGAGACCCCTTTGGCCCTCAGGGTCCCATGATGGGTCCATCCCACCCACGGACTGGATTGGTAGGGCCCCAGACCCTAAGACAGCGAGTGATGTCTCTGGACAGCCCAATTGGCTACAGTCCTGGCAGTATGGCCAATATGCCTTTTTAA